From a single Brassica oleracea var. oleracea cultivar TO1000 chromosome C5, BOL, whole genome shotgun sequence genomic region:
- the LOC106295589 gene encoding patellin-4, translated as MTAEVKKEEKQVESEVVIASVEEEKDEAKPKGVEKISSFKEESDFFSDLKESEKKALSDLKTKLEEVIIENTLFKKKKESPVKVEKKKKEPEAAATEEEAKAETSEPAVVAEDSPKEEAKTDADVTQVAKAETIEKESPEEEVKAEAVVEEEVKAENVEEEEKKTEAVVTEEAKAESVEQEEEDESVDNDIELWGVPLLPSKGAEATDVILLKFLRARDFKVNEAFEMLKKTLKWRKEHKIDSILGEDFWEDLASAAYMNGLDLESRPVCYNIYSVFDNEELYQRIFGSEQSRENLLRWRFQLMEKGIQKLVLKPGGVTSLLQIHDLKNCPGLFKKELWVAIKNAIVALQDNYPELVSRNVFINVPFWFYAGSTLLSPFLTQRTKSKFVVTRPAYVTETLLKYISADEIPVQYGGFKRDDDTELFSNEAVSEVVVKPGSSETIEIPAPESEGTLVWDIVVLGWEVSYKEEFVPTNEGAYTIIVQKGKKIGSNEGPLRNSFKNSESGKIVLTVDNVSSKKKKRVLYRYKTKTESSC; from the exons ATGACTGCTGAAGTTAAAAAAGAGGAGAAACAAGTAGAGTCTGAGGTTGTTATTGCCTCAGTGGAGGAAGAGAAAGATGAGGCCAAGCCTAAGGGTGTGGAGAAGATCTCCTCTTTCAAGGAAGAGAGCGATTTCTTCTCTGATTTGAAAGAGTCTGAGAAAAAGGCTCTGAGCGATCTCAAGACAAAGCTTGAGGAAGTTATTATTGAAAACACTCTCTTCAAGAAGAAGAAAGAAAGTCCTGTCAAGGTGGAGAAGAAGAAGAAGGAACCAGAGGCTGCTGCTACCGAAGAAGAAGCCAAAGCTGAGACTAGTGAACCAGCGGTTGTTGCTGAGGACAGCCCCAAGGAAGAAGCCAAGACTGATGCTGATGTGACCCAAGTGGCCAAAGCTGAGACCATTGAGAAGGAAAGCCCTGAAGAAGAAGTAAAGGCTGAGGCTGTTGTTGAGGAGGAAGTGAAAGCTGAGAATGTAGAAGAAGAAGAGAAGAAAACCGAGGCTGTTGTTACAGAAGAAGCCAAAGCTGAGAGTGTGGAGCAGGAGGAAGAAGATGAGAGTGTGGATAACGATATCGAGCTATGGGGAGTGCCACTGCTTCCAAGCAAAGGTGCTGAAGCCACCGATGTAATCCTCTTGAAGTTCTTGAGAGCAAGAGACTTCAAAGTCAACGAAGCCTTTGAGATGCTCAAGAAAACCCTCAAGTGGAGAAAGGAACACAAGATTGATTCAATCCTTGGAGAAGACTTTTGGGAGGATCTCGCCTCTGCAGCTTACATGAACGGTCTTGACCTCGAATCACGCCCTGTCTGTTACAACATCTACAGCGTTTTCGATAACGAGGAGCTTTACCAGAGGATATTTGGGTCAGAGCAGAGCAGAGAGAATCTATTGAGATGGAGGTTTCAGCTGATGGAGAAGGGAATCCAGAAGCTTGTTCTGAAACCAGGAGGTGTTACTTCTCTTCTCCAGATCCATGATCTCAAAAACTGTCCTGGATTGTTTAAAAAAGAGCTCTGGGTCGCAATCAAGAACGCAATAGTAGCTTTGCAGGACAATTACCCGGAACTCGTCTCCAGAAAC GTGTTCATAAATGTTCCCTTCTGGTTCTACGCTGGTAGCACTCTCCTGTCTCCATTCTTAACACAACGAACAAAGAGCAAGTTTGTTGTGACTCGTCCCGCTTATGTCACAGAGACTCTTCTCAA GTACATTTCAGCAGATGAGATCCCGGTTCAGTACGGTGGTTTCAAAAGAGATGATGATACCGAATTATTCTCCAACGAAGCTGTATCTGAAGTTGTTGTTAAGCCTGGATCATCTGAAACCATAGAGATCCCAGCTCCTGAG TCTGAAGGTACATTGGTTTGGGACATTGTGGTTTTGGGGTGGGAAGTGAGTTACAAGGAAGAGTTTGTGCCAACAAATGAAGGAGCTTACACCATTATTGTGCAAAAGGGGAAGAAGATTGGATCAAACGAAGGACCGTTGAGGAACAGTTTCAAGAACAGTGAGTCTGGTAAGATTGTTCTGACCGTTGACAATGTCTCGAGCAAGAAGAAGAAGAGAGTTCTGTACAGGTACAAGACCAAGACGGAATCCTCTTGCTGA